A stretch of DNA from Methanoplanus endosymbiosus:
TGGGAAAGTAATTTGGAATAATTAAATCCTGAAATGGAGGAAAGGCAGTTTTATTGTGGTTTATAAGGTATATGCTGTCTTTTTTTGGTACAACATTCTTCAGGTCATTAATCAGATTTTTTGTGTAATTACCTATTCCGGTTGATGGTGTATTTAAAGTCTCTGCAATGATGCCTATTTTCATATTAATATCCTGGTATGTTTACTGTCTAAAAGTATTGTGATTGAAAGCTACAATAATTTCTGATAAATTAATTTGTACTCCATTGCCATTTTATCCAGAGTAAACTTTTTAGTAATACAATTTTGGTTGTATTCAGACATATCTTCCATAAGTTTCTCATCGTCAAAAATTGTTTTGATTTTTGATACAAAATCATCAATATTGTCCATTTCGCAAAGAAAACCCCCTTTTCCATCGACAATCAGCTCAGGCAAAGCTGAACCATTGGTAGTAATCACTGGTTTACCACAGGCCATTGCTTCAGCTACAGTAAGTCCAAATCCCTCGAGACGTGAAGGGAAAATAAGAGCGTCACAAAAATTGTATAAGATAACAAGTTTCTCCAAGCTGACTTTTCCAACGCAGATTATTTTTTTATTTCCGGAAAATAATCCTTCACGCAGTCCGGCGGTCATTAAAAGAACATAAGAGTCATCAAGACGATCCATTATCTTAGGCAACAGGTCTGCACCTTTCCTGTTACTTGGATTTCCGGCAAACAACAACACTTTCTCATTTCCTCTAAGTCCCAGCTGTTTATAGAAGGCTTCACGATTAATTTCAATCGGTCTGAAAATATTTTGATCTACACCATTATAGATGACCTGTGCATCAGAATACCCAAAAGTCTTCTCAAGCATTTTTTTTGTATATTCGCTGACACATGTTACTTTGTCCGCTGCATTGAGGCTTATTTTTTCATATTTATAAATTAATTTGTGAAATCTCTTTTGTCTTGCCGTCTTCATTGGTTCAAATGATGGATCATGAACAACATGGTGCTCTGTTAAAACAAGAGGATTCTCTCCCTTAAAAGCAAAGCCGTTCCATGTATTGCCATGAATAATTGTTCCGTAATCCTCTTTTTTATTTGTAAACCTAGCAAGATATGGCAGGTATCCAACATAATCAGGAAAGTATGAGAGATTTGTTTCTATGCCTTGTCTTTTTAATTCAGATGCAAGTGATTCTGTCCATACATCAACTCCGGAATAACCCCTGACCTGCTTAAAGACAACTTTCATGATTCAACCAGTTTTCTGTATATTTCTTCATTCTTTTTTAGGATGATATCCCAGGAAAAGTTTTCCTTAACGGTAGTATATCCATTTGTAATAAACTTCTCTCTAAGTTCATTATTATCAAGGATAATTTTTATCTTCCCTGCAATAGCTTCCGGATCTTTTTCCGGAACTAAAAAACCATTCCGGCCGTCTTTGATAATATCCGGAATTCCTCCGACATTGCTCCCAATAACAGGAGTTTTACAGGCCATGGCCTCCAGGAGAACAACTCCAAGACCTTCGGTCTGCCCATTCAGGTTAACTGAAGGAAGCACAAAAACATCTGAGAATTTATAATATTCAATTGCTAATTCATGAGATATGAAGCCTTTAAATACAACTTTTTCTGATAATTTAAGTTTCTGCACTAATTGTTCAAGTCTTTCTTTTTCAGGCCCTATTCCTGCAATAATTATAATTATTTCTGGGAAGGCTTTGGTTAAATATATTATAGACTGGATTAAATATTCGGTACCTTTTAAGCCAATCAGCCGACCAATACTTAGTATAACTGGTTTAGAACCCTTTGGCAAATAACTTAAATCATTATACTCTGAATATTGTTGAATATTTTCCCTGTGAATCAGAATATTTTTTTTGTCATTCTGGATATTTTCTATATTGGGATCAAATTTTGTCAAATCAACGCCCATCGGAATGATTTTGCATTTGCTCTCTGCTTGGGGGCATATTGACAATAATTTTTCTTTAGTATAACTGCTGTTTGCAATTACTATATCTGAATATTTTACAATAAATCCGGCAACCTTAATCAGGAATTTTGATTTTGATATTGTATTTATATCACTTCCATGAATATTTGCAACATGCTTAACTCCAATTAATTTTTTGCATATAGCACCTGCAAGACCCTGGGGGAGAAGCCAATGGGTGTGGATAATCTGTATTTTTTTATCCTTGCATAATTTCAGGGCAGATAATACTTCAGATATTAAAAATAAAGGAACCTGTATCTTTGCGAGATGATCTGTATGAAAATTCCCTGCAATTCCGGAGCCATATGCAAGTCTCTGCAATGATGGAATGAAATATCTGAACCTGTGAATTTCAACCCCGTCAAAAAAATCAATTCTTCTGCATTTATGGCAATGGGGTGTAAGTGAATATATAGTATA
This window harbors:
- a CDS encoding glycosyltransferase family 4 protein yields the protein MKVVFKQVRGYSGVDVWTESLASELKRQGIETNLSYFPDYVGYLPYLARFTNKKEDYGTIIHGNTWNGFAFKGENPLVLTEHHVVHDPSFEPMKTARQKRFHKLIYKYEKISLNAADKVTCVSEYTKKMLEKTFGYSDAQVIYNGVDQNIFRPIEINREAFYKQLGLRGNEKVLLFAGNPSNRKGADLLPKIMDRLDDSYVLLMTAGLREGLFSGNKKIICVGKVSLEKLVILYNFCDALIFPSRLEGFGLTVAEAMACGKPVITTNGSALPELIVDGKGGFLCEMDNIDDFVSKIKTIFDDEKLMEDMSEYNQNCITKKFTLDKMAMEYKLIYQKLL
- a CDS encoding glycosyltransferase; its protein translation is MTIKILIISSNYPRVHNETMGWFLHEIPKRLDKDQYTIYSLTPHCHKCRRIDFFDGVEIHRFRYFIPSLQRLAYGSGIAGNFHTDHLAKIQVPLFLISEVLSALKLCKDKKIQIIHTHWLLPQGLAGAICKKLIGVKHVANIHGSDINTISKSKFLIKVAGFIVKYSDIVIANSSYTKEKLLSICPQAESKCKIIPMGVDLTKFDPNIENIQNDKKNILIHRENIQQYSEYNDLSYLPKGSKPVILSIGRLIGLKGTEYLIQSIIYLTKAFPEIIIIIAGIGPEKERLEQLVQKLKLSEKVVFKGFISHELAIEYYKFSDVFVLPSVNLNGQTEGLGVVLLEAMACKTPVIGSNVGGIPDIIKDGRNGFLVPEKDPEAIAGKIKIILDNNELREKFITNGYTTVKENFSWDIILKKNEEIYRKLVES